The DNA region CACGTTATTCTCATTTTGTTAAAGTGGATTCTTATGTgacataattaatatatattgctttgTATTGATGTTTGAAGGGAATTAAGGATATCTCTATTCTTAATTCAACAGAGATAATAAGCAAACTCTTGcaagaaaggagaaagaaacCACAAAGCAGAAATCTTGAGATGAAGTTCGGGAAAGAGTTCAAGAAACAAAAGGTGCCTGAGTGGACAGAAGCGTATATGGACTATAATGGTCTCAAAAGAATACTAAGAGAGGTAATGCGTTACAAGCAGAGCCTGCATCCTGCACTGCACAAAAGAGCCTCACAGCAGAAGCAGACATTCATGGACAGTACCACTGTCTTCAGTGCGCAACACATGCAATCTAGCAATCTTAATCAAAGTAAAACGGACGTCGAGAACCAAGTTATAGATGTTGACACGTTACAGCGAGATGGTTCCAAGAAGATATACAAGACCAAGTTCCTCGGTCGGTCGGAGGATGGAGGAGATGTCGAGACGATGTTTTTTGCAAAACTTGATGAACAGCTCAACAAGGTCAATACTTTCTACAAGGACAAGGTGAAGGCTCTGATTCATGAAGCTACACTGTTGAATAAACAAATGGATGCTCTCATTGCATTGCGGATCAAGGTACGGAACCTCATCTTAATCGCTCTAATTTAAAGGGACGCAGTCTTTCCAATGCTGCTTTGAGGATTTCCCCAACTAACATCACTTCAAAAGGAGATAAGAGTTCAGGTAAATTCTATGCAGTCCTAAAACCATCTGGAATGTTTTGCTCGTAGATATTAATGGAAGACAGACCTCCATGATCCATGTCAATATTATCTCTAGGAGTAAAATTATCAATTGGTAAAATAAAGAAATCTGTTTTGTAccaaaaggaaaatatatatgttcgCCACTTATGGTACTGTTTAGGGAACACCGTCAATTAggtcattttttttgttaaatgagGAAGATGTTTGATATATCATGACAAAGTTTACATGTTGACGAAAGTTTTGGATTGTGCTTTATTCAGAGCAGTTAAGTCTGAGAGTTCATTTGAGCAATAATCATCAGCTAGAAGAATATACATGGACTAGTAGTGATGTAGTTCTCATTCATAATCACAATAACTCTGTTTACTTGAGAGATCAAGTGATTCTTTGAATGGACAATCTTACCGCCAAATCCACAGGAAAGGAGCATATGGGTTTGACTCCTGAAGTAGATACAGTTTATGATCATAAAAAAGACGAATCTACTGCTGAGATAGAACTCAATTCAGCACGCACCACCGGTTCTAGTACTGATCATGGAGAGCAGGTGAGGAATGACTACCAACAAGATCCTCTAAAAATTCTCGATCACGTGAAGATTAACAACACACTTGACTCGCCAATTTCAACCATAAGAGGTGTTTTCAAGGATTCCAAAGAGCAGGACTTGAGTTTTAGTAAGGAGGAACTAAGAAGAGTCGAAGAACAACTGAGACATGAGTTCATTGAATTCTACAACAAGTTGCGTCTTCTAAAGCACTACAGGTGATAAACGGTTTGTTTAGGCACATAAGATAAGGTCTTGAATTTTATGTTGTACAATTTTAGgtacttattcttttttttttcaaatggatgaaCCAGTTTTATGAACCTTTCAGCATTTTCCAAGATAATGAAAAAGTACGAAAAGGTCAGGCATAAACTTAaaagtgtatattttttttagacacTAAAAATTATGGTTGCATTTCAATTACAAATAGTTTTCTGTTTAACTTATTGGATTGATGCAGATCACATCAAGGAGAGCAGCAGATCATACATGAAAATAGTGGATAACTCTTACCTTGGCAATTCTGATGAGGTTTCTTGGATTTCAGTTATTCCATCTAACATTTTTTCCCTGTTTTTTCCTATGTCTACTTATTAGATATTCAAATGCATAATGAATCCAGAGATCATTCCACTAATTTTTTGTTATCAGTAAAGAAGAACTTTAGTAATTGGAAAAGTAGGCATAGCCCACTGATTGATTCCACTGATTTAGGTTTGGTGCCAAAAATCTTGCTTTGCCTTAGTTTGTCCTTGCTGGTTGGAATGTCTTTCACGAACAAAATGTTTAATCAATTCACATCCACATGCAGAATTCAATAATCAATTGCTTTGACTCAGAATATGACCATCTCGAAGAGAGAACAATTTACAAAGGATATAGTTACCTTCTGTTGTGTAGGCAGGGGCCAAATCGAACTTCAATggatccaaaacaaaaatatagctCTCTTTAGGTAGTTTAATCACTTTATTCACTTGTAGGTTACTAGTCTTTTGGAGAGGGTGGAAGCTATCTTCATCAAGAACTTTTCAAACTCAAATCGTAGAAAGGGCATGGAGTCATTGAGGCCAAAGGcaaaaagagaaaagcacagTGTGACATTTCTTTCAGGTAAGtttgtcaaaaaatgattttgcaAAGATGACTTGTAGTTCTGGTTCTGCAGCCTGCGTTGactaacttttatttttacttgtgaATTTTAGGCTTCTTTTCAGGTTGTTCAATTGCTCTACTAGTTGCCATTGCTTTAAGAATAGACGCGAGTAATCTGATGAATGAGGAGGAGGGAACACAGTACATGGAAAACATTTTCCCACTATACACGTAACCAAAGACCTCCCTGAAATGTCTATTCGCTCATCCATAAATTTTAAcgtataaagaaaaatttcaaaaactttCGTCCAGCGTGTGCTTTTTCTTTAATACAAGTAAATTTCCTTGCAGTTTATTTGCATATGTTGTACTACATATGCTCATGTATGCTGCAAACATATACTTCTGGAGGCGTTATCATGTCAACTATCCATTTATATTTGGTTTCAAGCAAGGGACTGAGTTGGGCTACCGAGAAGTTTTCCTCCTCAGCACTGGTCTTGCAGTACTTGCATCAGCTGGTTTCCTAGCAAACTTGCATCTGGACATGGATTCAAGTACTCATGGCTACAAGACGGTCTCTAAAATGGTTCCTCTGAGCTTGGTCACTGTAAGATTTATAAAGTAGAAAAGCTTTGTCTTCTACAGTGCCTTGAACTTGATTGTTACATCTGATTCCTGCTACAAGAATACATGACTGTTGCCTATCTTTCTCGCAACTTGTAATACTTATATAGGAGGGAAATGATGGTGAATAGGATCCCACATTGTCAAGGCGTGAGGAGTTTTCAGTTTATAATGATTCTGAATTTCTGAGAAGCTCAAATCATAACATTAACTAATCAATTTATAGTATAAGCCTAGAAGTGGCTTGGAATTTCTCTAGGTCATTACAAAATTTTAGCCTAATGCTCTAGTTACATGCTTAAGACAAAACTTCCTCAGATTTTAACTTCAGAATTTCTGTGTGCAGTTTGTGCTTGTGATCACCTTCTGCCCTTTCAACATTATATACCGTTCAAGTCGCTTCTTCTTCATTAAACGTGTTTTCCGCTGTATATGTGCCCCCTCTCTACCCGGTAATGGAATGTCAGTAACTTCATAACATTGCTAAGATGAATTGGACACCATCCTTGACTGTCTTTCTTTGCAGGTTACCCTACCAGATTTTCTCTTGGCAGACCAGCTTACCAGCCAGGTTTTACATTCCCATGATTTCAGTGGCTGCAAAAATTTAGGATctattaatttctctttttgttaTGCTGTTTGTGGTTGTTTACCTCAGGTTCAGGTCTTTAGGAGCTTTGAGTTATACATATGTTACTATGGATTGGGAGAATACTCGAGAAGACAAAACAGGTGTCATCGTCATGAAGTCTATAATACCTTCTAGTTCATTGTTGCAGTTATACCATATTGGCTGCGCCTCCTGCAGGTAACATCAAACTTACTCTTTTCCGTGTTTTTTAGCATGTATGGTGGAACTGTACATGAGATTACAAAAATTATGAGGTTAGGATAAGTATTATTTGTAAATGCAAAAGTTGGCTagaattagatgactaaatgataaggtttatcttatcattatatttgtaatttttggatgaatgtaaaataattatcgaCTTTATCTCTAAACAACATTGAGTTTATATAAAAGTCTTagatgttgtttagataagttatTTAAGTAAAAATCGAGTCTATGAAGATCTGCATTTATTCAAAACAAAAGCTGAACAGAAATTAGTCACTGCAGAAGAGAGTTATAGTGAAATGTCAGCAATCCGTCAAGAGATGTCTTCGCGACTGTTGCTAATTGTCAGTAGAATCCTACttcgactagaactctttctaaACTTTCTATTTAGAGGGATTCGGTTTTATAACTCCTTATGGATTCTAGAGAGGATATTCCAAGTgctatgagagaaaattcatttGAGAATTTCCATTTTGCTTTTTATCTctccttgagtgtgatcatACTTCAAGTGTGAAGGATCgttgattggatttcagccattaaagttccaaaaggaaagacaatATTTGAAGATCGCTAAAGGTTCTAGCTGTTatgtggtagaagacaaacagGTCATTTGTCtggacaagtaagagagtcaagttGCAAAGATTTTATAATTGATGATTACttgtgattaattttcaaataataaaattgactttcgTAGGTTTGGTTGCCCTGTAgaattttacctttaaagagttttttaaagGTTTTTCCTTCATATCCAATTGTTATTTTATGCAAGTTTGTTTGTTTActttaagtatttgattcatttaataatcataatattaagatctaactaatttgttcaaagaaattgatagaaaatttcgtggttttacaggggtacgttgagAATTTCACTATTGTTGAGTTCCTTTCTATACTATTTATCCTCAGCATACTTCGTTGATTTTCTGACTAGTTCAGAGGATAATTTTATTCCCGGGATACGACAGTCCTTGCATCATGCTGATTTCTCTGTTCAGCTTGCACCACTGGCTTCTTTCATCAATTCAAATTTGTTTGCTTGTCCTTAACAGTGGCTGGACTGCTGTTTGGGCCTTTGGCGACCTAAATGGTTCGTGCATTCATTTACTTAATCTGATGATCCAGATTTAGACGGCAATTATCATTGCATCAATCATGTATCCATTGAAGCTTGTATAATTTCAATCCTAGAAAACATAAACAAGGGTCATGGAGCACCTTTTTTTCTCCCCAAGTTAGAAAAGACTGTTCAAAATATGATCTCATTCAGATGCCAAAATGGATCTATATCCGACTACGTAATGCTCATGCATCCATTTGCATTTCAGGACTAAATAACTAGAAGAGTTACAAACGTTTATTTTACAACATTACATTCAACTAACTGCATTGTAAAAAAATGGACAACATATTGACGGATAGTCAACATCATTTTGTAGTGCATTCGCCGATTTTACGAAGACAAAGATGCAATGCACGGGTAAAATGGTTTGAAGTACTTCTCGACCATTGTTGCAGTTATTATTAGAACAGCTTTTGAGCTAACGAAGAGAATAGCCTGGATGGTGTTTGCTTTAGTCAGCTCTGCCATTGCAGTAACAATGAATACGTATTGGGATATAGTTGTTGACTGGGGCTTCTGCAAAGGCAATCAAGGAACAGATTATTGAGAGATAAACTTCTCATTTCCAGAAAGAGTGTCTACTTTGCAGCTATGGTATTTTTAAGTCTCTTGATATGAGAGATATGTAAATTCTCTTGTCATTTCTTTGTAATCCAATTTGTTTGTGGCCCTTTGTTTGCAGTTCTTGAATATAGTACTGAGACTTGCTTGGATGCAATTGGTGTTGGGATTCAGATTGCATTCTTTTCGTAAGATGACCATAACAACCACAATGTCATGCCTAGAAATTATTCGCCGTGGCATTTGGAGCTTCTTCAGGGTGTTTATCTGTAGAGGATGCTTTCATTCTAaagttctaataaaattatccCAAGTTATCAGTTTGTTTTAATTTGAATGCAGTGGATACTAAATACGAAAGGGTCAAAGAGTTGCCGTCATTAAAGCACACACAGATTATCTAAACCACTATTCTTAAGCTCAGGTGTGATAGATGGCTAAAGGACTAATATATACAATGATTAAATTTCGCACAAAATGTTGACAGGCATACTGATAGGTTACACTTTTTAGGGATAGCCAAACCTGGTGTATGTTCCTAATTTGTTTGTGCTTCAACCTTGGGGGTTTATTCAATCAGGTTGGAAAATGAGCACCTAAACAATGTTGGCAAATACCGTGCATTCAAGTCAGTGCCACTTCCTTTCAGTTACAATGagaatgaagatgatgatgagacagaagatgatgaggatgatgatgatgacaagGATGATTAAGCATCAACATGACAAACACATACTTCTCAAACAAAGCCATGAAGCTAATATGCATTTGCACTGGAAATGATCTCTAGTCCTAGAAAACCACATAAAAGATATAATGCTGGTGAACTTGAAGGAAGAATCCCTAAAAGCCAGAACGATCAGCCTGTCCAAATGCTGCGCAGGCTCTGGCTAAAtcacttcatttcttttcttctttttttttttttttttggtaggcCTTGCAAAGGTGTTGAAGATGCCTTAGAGGAAGTTTTGTGTCAATGGTTCCTCACAAAGCCGTACAAAGATTCTTCATTCATCAATGCACAAAATCCTGTTTGGATTGTCAAGGTGCATGTTAATCTTTAACCTTTTTCAGGGCTGAGGGGGGAGTTAAATACTGCTAACTCCCAATAAATGGACATTGTTTCTGGCAGATATGTAAACACAGGAATGGTATCATCTTTCCCTttaaaccaaccaaccagatcaCCTGGCGATTGAGAATTTCCAGGACATGTTGGATTTCATGTTGTACTCTTGATTGCCAGTGACTTGAGTCTTGTGCACTTAAAGTACCTTATCTGAGGGATTATAACTGATTTTTAATGATTTGATGTATTTTTTCCTGTTATAAGATAtgtgaaagttaaaatttatttcGTAAATTATAACTAGGAAGCGCACatgaaaaaatggaaattttttggTGACAAGCTTGGGATACAGGACCTGGTACCCCAATAAAAATCTGGCTTCCTTCACAAAGTAAAGATTGCTTTCGAGTtgggtattatatatatatatatatatatatatatactttgggTGAGAAGATGAAAGACAGGAATGGAGGGTAAATTAGAGAGCATGCAGTCAGAGATTGTCTCTATGGTAAACAAAGTTCCTCATTTGATAAAACAATTcacatgagataagatgagatgttttgttaaaatttgaataaaatattattataatataagtttttaatattaattttattttaaaaattaaaaaattataataattatatgagataagatagtttggATTTAAGTATCTAAATTAgtctaactatatatatatatatgatgtctttgtgaaaagaaaggaaacaattTCTTTTGGCTCTATCTCATCACTATGGAGAGGGAACTAATATAGGGGTTGAAAGTTGTGTATTTGGTCGTTCATGAGGTGGAGTCGACTCAAAAGTGGTCGTTGAAAGGCTGCATGCATGGCCACGTTAACTGCCTTTCGCTACTCCGAAGAGATGGAAAATTTTGTACACTATacgcttattttatttttaagtttatgtGCAAAGCTTATaatctatattatttaaattttaaaatttattgtttaaattaaactatatcatataaatattttattatatatgttctaTATATCAATTTGAGAATACGAGCTTTCATTAATCAATTATGAAAACAATaagcttataattttttattattatgttacAACTTTATTTCCAACTGTGTGTAGTTATGTAAAATTGAAactatttttaatgaaaaatttgtTAATTGTAAAATGAGTTGTAAGTGATTTTCCAGCACTTGGTCCGACAAAACTCCAAGAAATCTAAAATCAGGAGTTTAACGAATTTACAAggcaaagaaaatttaaaaaaaaaaaaggaaaaggaaaaagcagAGCTCGAAGGGTTTTAGTAAGGGTTTTTAATCAGTCATGGGGGGCGCGCTCTCTTCCACAGCAACGAGCTCCAGCAACACTACCACCCCTGTTAATCGTCTTCTAACTCGGCCATTCCCATCGATTCTCAAAACCTCGACTGATCTCCGAACTCAGCAAAGCCCAGCATGTCCGATTCTGATTCTAAAACCCTAGACCCCGAATCGACAACCCCCAAAACCGACGACCTGGAAAATTCAGCTTCAACCAAACCCCTTGATCCCTCAATCGGAGATACCGAAGCCATCCAAAAGGATTTGGGCCAAGCGGAGAAGGAAAATGGGGAGGAAGGGGAAGAAGAGGGAGAGTGTGGGTTTTGCTTGTTCATGAAGGCGGGCGGTTGCAAGGAGAGCTTTATAGCGTGGGAGCAATGCATTGAGGAGGCTGAGAAGATGAAGGAGGACATTGTCGAAAAGTGCGTCGAGGTAACTGGGGCGTTGAAGAAGTGTATGGAGGCTCACGCCGACTACTACGAGCCGATACTCAGGGCCGAGAAAATGGCCGAGGAGGAGGCCATTAGGGAGTTGGACATTGAAAAGGAGAAGGAGAGGGAAGCTTCTTCTGAGGGTTCGTAGCAATATGTGGTTTTGGACTCAAGGGGCTTCTGACCGATTGAGACAATAGGtgcttttttctcttctttaaaTCATGATTTATCAGGCATAAAAAGCTTATTTTCTGCGGCTATGAGCGGCggtgaaagaaaataatttaggacttttctcctctctctttttgtttttcttaagaaattaatttgagGATAAGGAGGCCTGCTTACAGGCAATTAAGCAGCCCTGTTCAATGGAGTTTTTGCTTCATAATAATTGGTTGATGAATTCTTACCTTTACCAACTGTTTCATGATTACGTTCTCTATTTCAGTGTCAGATTCTTCTGCTTACCTTATTACCTCTTCTCCGTTGGAGTGTTCTGTTCCTATTATCGGAATTATTGTAGTTGTATCTATGGAGTTCTTAGTCTTGGTTGGGCTGACCTTGAATAATGAAAAGCTCGATCATCAAAATCTGTTTTCATTTCTTCTCCTAGATATTTTGAAGTGTTGGTTGAGGGTTGTAAAAATTGAGCTGACCGTGTATAGTTCGGGGTTGCTGCCAGACTGCTAATCATGGTATTTTATAGTTGTTGCAaacaacttatcaaaaaaatatttgttggaAGCAATACACAGAAATGCTTAAAAATGCCAACCAAGAACACATCATCTACTCTCCATTATGTTAAcaacaattctttttttttttttttttgataagtatgttAACAACAATTCTATTTGAACCTCATCATCTACTCTCCCATTATCTTATgaaatcaaatttttaatattagttatagttaTTGGATGAAAAATAGTATATCTACGAAGTTAGTACTTTCATTAAGTTAGTAAAAGTCTTTTAGTTTTCCTAATTCATTTCTTCTTGTTTTCTCAACTCATGCCTTTTTTGTAATCAATAGATTCATAAACAATGGGTTCATGAAGTTCAATGAATCATTATTGTGATGAATTTTAACTTCTACCAATTATTAAATGAATACATTCTCTCCAGCAGCCTTAATTTTTAAGCTTACCTTATTATCGCTTCTCTGCTCAAGTGTTCTATTATTTTCCTTCCTAATTTTTTGGTGATTTCCTTTGGATTATTGAAAGgagcttctttttttaatcGAAAGGAACAAAAACTTTATTGATAGTCAGAATAGGCAAGACTCCAAGTACATAAAACCTATACAAGAGTGTCACCTATGCATGTTGATCTAGTGATACAAGAAACTCAAGAATATTCAtgccattaaaataaattataattaacaaatggggtaaaattttaaaaaagaaagttctAAGCTCTTCCATTGACTGCTCATGATCTTCAAAGCTTCTTTTGTTCCTCTCCCGCCGAAGACACCACCATAGGCATAGTGCAACCATCTTCTAGATTGCTGCAACCTGTAAATTACCCTAAAGGCCTCTCCAAGATGCTACAAGATTGATCGCCCTTctcggcatcacccaagccatgAAGTAACAGGTGATCAAAAGACTCCGAACTCTTTTTGCACATCCAAGTTTGCAACACCAATCCATGACAATGAATAGGAGGTGGTTCATACCAAGAAGATTGCCTTTAGGAGTGCCTTggtcctccaaatgctcttccatggAAATGGACTTGCATTTAGAGGGTGCCAAGAAATCTTATCTTTATCTCCCCCCAATGTAATAATAGGTCCGCATAGTTTGGTTGCTACATTGTGGCAATTCACTTTCCCCGGCTAGTCTATGTTAATTGAGTTTTTGgttattttgtgtgattttgggTATTCTATTCTGCAATTGTTTGATTGAATATTAGATGTCTACTTGGTAGAGATTcgtatgtgtttttttttaatttcaaacagCACACTTCACCCGTTAGCCGGATTTTATGTGGTCCTTCTGCCACTTTCTGGACATGTTGGTTTATGCAATTTTTCACCCTgaccttatttattttatacgtAATGTTTCAACCTGAATTTATTATCTAAGACTTTAGTTAGTTCATGAATTTGTGCGAACCTTTCAGGTTCCTTCCATTATAGCTGGAAGTATGATTCATATGGTGCTCATTGTACTGATCTGAATTCACGCAGATATGATTTCAGTTATAGGATAGGTTTTCTATGTGTCCCAGATATTTTTGCATGACAGCACTAGCATATTTATCTTTTTCCCCACCAGATGTTCTCCTTTAGGTTGAAAGTAAGACAGACTTAGCTTGGGTATATAAGGGCATAATGTGTTGAAGGGGTTCAGTAATTAGTCTATCATGCCTTATTGCTTCCCTTTGATAGTCTAACTGGCAGTTACCATTTGGGAGTGTTTTTAATGTCATtctagattttgaatttgagtcGATGCATTTGTTCATAGAAATAACAAGTTCGTGTTGCCATTGTC from Carya illinoinensis cultivar Pawnee chromosome 6, C.illinoinensisPawnee_v1, whole genome shotgun sequence includes:
- the LOC122313799 gene encoding uncharacterized protein LOC122313799, coding for MSDSDSKTLDPESTTPKTDDLENSASTKPLDPSIGDTEAIQKDLGQAEKENGEEGEEEGECGFCLFMKAGGCKESFIAWEQCIEEAEKMKEDIVEKCVEVTGALKKCMEAHADYYEPILRAEKMAEEEAIRELDIEKEKEREASSEGS